The Thalassomonas actiniarum genome contains the following window.
TCTCACCGGCGCATGGAAAGCTTTGGCAAAAAACAAACTGTTGGCCAGAAGCTTGGCACTGCCGTACCAGTAACCGCGAAAAACAAAGTTATCCGTGGTGGCAATAACCCTGCCCTTACCCAGGTTATGCGCCACCAGGGCACTGTTATTGGCGATACGGTTGACCAGGTTACGGTCGGTATAACCGCTTAACAACGGCTCTTCGCTATAGCTGGCAACACTGATGAAAGGTTCTGTCGGGCGATCCATGATCAGGGTGCTGTTTCTGAACATAGGCAATTCAGCCTTGTCATAACCATAGGCAAGGGGGTGACTGGTATCTAAGCGGGTATTAAAGATGGCGCCGGCAATACGCTTACGCCCGGCCAGTGCCTCTTTATCGCCATAGGTTAGATTCTCGGTATCAAACAGCTGATCTAACTGTTTATTGCTAACAAAATCGGCTTTTAACAATTCTTTGTCCGCGAGCCATTTCGCCCCCCGCTTTTGTGCAAACAAGGTGCCCCCCTGTTTCACCCAGGCACTCAGTTTAGTCACCGTTGCCTCCGGGAGCGAACTGTAGTTGCCGTCGACAAAGATCAGGTGGCTATAGTCGGATAGATTAACTTTCCCCAGCCTTTGCTGCTCTACCACGGAAACAGGAATATTGAGGAGCTCATCGAGGTAATAGCGGATCTCACCGGCTTCATATTGGGAAACGCCGGCGCCGCCCACCAGCAAGGTTTTTACCTGAGACAGGGGTCTTAATGAATTACTGCCAAAATCTATGCCTTGCGGGGTAAAACCTGTGCTAAAGCTGATCATTTCTATGTTATTGCTCTGACTGGCCCGCGCTACCAGTTCGCGCCAGTTCGCTTTCTTTTGCAGGCCGGCGGGGATCACTATAGTGCCGGGTTGAAAGCTGCGGTTACCCTTTGCCATCGCGGCGGTAAAAGCCTTGGTGGCGACCTTGGCCTTTATCCCTTGGGCCAGCAATTGATTGAGCATTTTGGGTGCCAGAAAATGGTGCCATTCAAAACCATAGGCATAGGCATTCTCATCTATATCCTGCGGCTGAGACTCGCTGCGCTGCCAGGTATTTTTAGCTAACTCCAATCCCCAGGCGCGCTCGACTTTTTGAAATTCAATATTCATCGCCAGCGCCATGGTCCAGCCGGAAACATCATAAAAGGTATTGTCGCGGAAATGGGTTTCCTGGTTGAACAGCGCCTGGATCACCCGGTATTGTGGCTGCTCCAGCGGCACATAATAACTGTTTTCTTTGCTGTATTGCTTGCCGTTATGGCTGTAGTCTTCCGTTAACGGATATACCTGGATTTGATGCTGTTGCAGCTTGTCTAAAAAAGCAAACAATCTGTGACTGTCCTTGCCCTCGTGCAGCAAGTAACCGCTGAATTTCTCCTTACCCGCCAGTTTCAGCCCCTGCTGATAAAACTTTTTACGATAGGCGGCTAATTTTTCTTTGTTTTTCCAGGCGCCTTCCACCGTCGACAGGGAAGTTAACAAATGGTTTTTAATGCCAAAATCAAAGGTCAATAACCCGTTGAGGGTATCCTGCTGCATACCCCGGCTGCTGGCTTGTTCAAACAGGATCCCTATGCTGCCGTTGATATCCGGATAGGTTGAACCTTTGCCGTAATAAAAATCATCATAATTTTCTTCACTGAAATATAAACGCTGCTCCTGATCCAGCGCCCGGGCATGAAAACCGGCAATGGCTTGCGTGAGGCGGGTATTTTCCTTTGGCGTCAGCGGATGGGTCCTGCTCGGTATGCCCGGCTGGAAAAAGTAACTGGAATTGGCCCCCATCTCGTGGTAGTCACCCAGAACATTAGGCTGATAATAGTGGAAATATTTCAACCGGTTACGACTCTCTTTTTGCGACAGCAATAACCAGTCGCGGTTAAGATCAAACCAGAAATGGTTGGTGCGTCCACTGGGCCAGCCCTGATGGTGTTCGATATGGTTGGCATCGGCATTGGCAACCGTACCGCGGAAGGTGGTTACCCAGTTGACAAACCTGTCCATGCCGTCGGGATTAATGCTCGGCTCCATCACAATAATGGTTTGCGCCAGCATCTCAGTCACCGCTTTATCCTGGCTGGCGGCATAATGATAGGCTGCCAGCATAGACGCATTGGCACCGCTGATCTCATCGCCATGGACACTATAGCCGAGCCAAACCACTAAAGGCCCGTCACTTTCGCTGTCTTTTTTAGCTGATTTCATCAGCGCACCGACACTTCTTTTTTCCAGCAGCGCATCCAGGTTGGCGAGATTTTCTTCGCTGGAGATAGTCACCAGCAGTTGCTGCCGGAACTGACTGCTTTGCCCTATCGGGGTCAGTTTGACCCTGGGACTGGCTTGTCCCAAGGTTTGAAAATAATTCAGCAGTTGATCATGTCTTATCTGGCGGTCGCCGACATCAAAGCCCAGCACGGCAGCGGGCTCCGGCACCCCCGGCAGATAATTATTTTCTTTTGCCAGATACTCGGATAAGGGAGCGGCAGAAACACTCTTTAAAACGAGGAAAAAAAAGAACCCGGCAAGCAGGGAACGAGAAAATAAACGCTGAAAAAACATGATGATTTCCTTTTGTAAGCAGGCATAAAAATAACAAACAAAAGCCATTGAAACCAGTAACAAAGCGATTATTTATTTATTATTATCCACAACTAGTGCTGGCACAGCTCATCAATGCAGAGTAAAATGGCCATACTTGAGTAAAATAGTCAGGTATAAATCCTTATTATACCTGTGTTGACAGTGAGTAGACACAATGATCAGTATTTCAGAATCAGCCCAGGCGCACTTTGTGAAGTTATTATCACAACAGGCGGAAGGTACAAGTATCCGGGTATTTGTTGTTAACCCCGGCACGGCAAACGCCGAATGTGGTGTCTCTTATTGCCCGCCGGAAGCGATAGAGCAGGACGATATCGAAATTCCTTTCAAGGATTTTTCCGCTTATATCGATCAGGACAGCAAACCATTTTTGGAAGAAGCAGAAATTGATTTCACCACAGATCAGATGGGCTCACAGCTGACGTTAAAAGCGCCGAATGCCAAATTACGCAAAGTGGCGGACGATGCCCCCTTATTTGACCGGGTCAATTACTTCCTGCAAACCGAAGTCAACCCGCAACTGGCCGGACACGGCGGTGAATGTACCCTGATGGAGATCACCGAAGACGGTTATGTTGTGCTGCAATTCGGCGGCGGCTGTAACGGCTGCAGCCAGATAGATGTGACGGTAAAAGACGGTATCGAAAAGCAGTTGCTGGCCACCATGGGCAATGAAATCGCCGGTGTCCGTGATATGACCGAGCACCAGCGCGGTGAGCACTCTTATTACTAAAGCCTTATTTACCAGCAAGAGCACAGGTCCGTAGCAAAGTCCCGACCTGCTCTTGAAGTAAAGACGTAAATGAAAGCTGTTTTCGAAAAGCTAGGCCAAAATCCCAAACAGAGTTTAAAGCTGTTTCTTCGGGGTTTTGGTCTTTTTATTGTCGGCGCCTTAGCCATTATCCTGGGTTATTTCACCGATCCCCTGTGGCAAATTCCCGGCCTGCTGTTGCTGGTGCCGGGAATTTTGATGGCCGCCATCGGCTACCTGGGTATTTTTTCCAACCGCCTGCTCAACATCTTTAACCGCACCCGGGTCAGGAAAGATCTGTTTAAATAAACCCAAGTGGCTTGCCCGTTATTTCTCCGGCATCACTTTACCTGCACCGGCAATATGAAAATGCCAGGCCAGGGTCAGGCCGCGCATCAGCATAAACACGGAAAACGCCGCCCATAAGCCGTGATTGCCATAACCCTGCAACAGCCACCACATGGGAAAAAAACAAGCAAAGGTAGCAATCAGCATGCTGTTACGCATCGCCCTGGCCTGCATTAAGCCGATATAAACGCCGTCGTATAAGTAACACCAGCAGCTGAGCAGAGGCAGCAAAATAATCCAGCTAAAGTACAGATTAGCCTGCGTCACCACGGAGGGAATATCCGAAATCAGGGTAATAAAATATTGCCCGCCGATAAGAAATGCCAGGCTATAAGCCAGGGCGAATAAGCCACTCCACACCAGAGAGATATTGACCACCAATTTAAGCTTAATATCGTCACCGGCCCCCTTGGCTTTACCCACCATGACTTCGGCGGCGTTGGCGATGCCGTCTAAACCAAAAGAGATCAGCAAAAGAAAATTCATTAAGATGGCATTGGCGGCGACAATCTCATCCCCCAGGCGCGCTCCCTGAAAGGTGATAAAGATAAAGCAAATTTCCAGACACAGGGTACGGATCAAGATATCCCGGTTAAGCTTAAAATATTCCATCAGGGCAACACGCCTGGTTAACAGGCGAAACCAGTTTTCACCCCGCAACACCAGCTTTAACCCACTGAATTTGCTACGTATTATCACCACCAACCCTAAGGTTAACCCCGAATACTCAGCCACCAAGGTTGCCAGGGCGACGCCGCGCACCTGCCAGCCCAGCCCCAGGACAAACACCAAATCCAGCACCAGGTTAATCAGGTTGGTGACGATCAAAAGTACCATCACGGTTTTCGCCTGGTGGTTGCCCAGGAGCCAGCCTAAAATCACCAGGTTGGCCAATGCCGCCGGCAGCCCCCAGATACGGATCTCGCTGTATTGCCGTGCATAAAACTGTACCTGCTCCGAGCCCCCCGCCAGGGACAGGGCAATATCCAGATAAAACCCCTGGAAAATAAGCACAACGGCAGCAATGAGCAAAGCCACCAGCACGCCGCGCATTAAGATGATCAAACCTTGCTGTTTATCCAAAGCCCCGTAGGCCTGGGCCGATAAGCCTGTGGTCGACATACGCAAAAAGCCGCACAGCCAGGTAATGGCGGTGATCAACATGGCGCCGACCGTACTGCCGCCGAGAAAATAAGCCTGATCTAAATGGCCGATCACCGCGGTATCCACCAGCCCGAGCAGGGGCACGGTAATATTCGACAAGATCATAGGGATCGCCAGGGTAAACAGTTGCTTATGCATATGGCTATTTTTTATCGACAACAAAAATTTTTCCTTAGATTCAAATCAAGAGATATTACGGATAAACTGGGTATTTTTACTAAAAAGCGTTATTTTTAATACTTATCCCGAAGAAAAAGAACATAGCCATGAAATTTCTCCTGCTGATTTTACTTTGTGCCTTTAACCTGAAAAGCGCACAAAGCGCGGTGATCCTACAATATCATCATGTCGATGATAACACCCCCG
Protein-coding sequences here:
- a CDS encoding M14 family metallopeptidase, with the translated sequence MFFQRLFSRSLLAGFFFFLVLKSVSAAPLSEYLAKENNYLPGVPEPAAVLGFDVGDRQIRHDQLLNYFQTLGQASPRVKLTPIGQSSQFRQQLLVTISSEENLANLDALLEKRSVGALMKSAKKDSESDGPLVVWLGYSVHGDEISGANASMLAAYHYAASQDKAVTEMLAQTIIVMEPSINPDGMDRFVNWVTTFRGTVANADANHIEHHQGWPSGRTNHFWFDLNRDWLLLSQKESRNRLKYFHYYQPNVLGDYHEMGANSSYFFQPGIPSRTHPLTPKENTRLTQAIAGFHARALDQEQRLYFSEENYDDFYYGKGSTYPDINGSIGILFEQASSRGMQQDTLNGLLTFDFGIKNHLLTSLSTVEGAWKNKEKLAAYRKKFYQQGLKLAGKEKFSGYLLHEGKDSHRLFAFLDKLQQHQIQVYPLTEDYSHNGKQYSKENSYYVPLEQPQYRVIQALFNQETHFRDNTFYDVSGWTMALAMNIEFQKVERAWGLELAKNTWQRSESQPQDIDENAYAYGFEWHHFLAPKMLNQLLAQGIKAKVATKAFTAAMAKGNRSFQPGTIVIPAGLQKKANWRELVARASQSNNIEMISFSTGFTPQGIDFGSNSLRPLSQVKTLLVGGAGVSQYEAGEIRYYLDELLNIPVSVVEQQRLGKVNLSDYSHLIFVDGNYSSLPEATVTKLSAWVKQGGTLFAQKRGAKWLADKELLKADFVSNKQLDQLFDTENLTYGDKEALAGRKRIAGAIFNTRLDTSHPLAYGYDKAELPMFRNSTLIMDRPTEPFISVASYSEEPLLSGYTDRNLVNRIANNSALVAHNLGKGRVIATTDNFVFRGYWYGSAKLLANSLFFAKAFHAPVRK
- the nfuA gene encoding Fe-S biogenesis protein NfuA, whose amino-acid sequence is MISISESAQAHFVKLLSQQAEGTSIRVFVVNPGTANAECGVSYCPPEAIEQDDIEIPFKDFSAYIDQDSKPFLEEAEIDFTTDQMGSQLTLKAPNAKLRKVADDAPLFDRVNYFLQTEVNPQLAGHGGECTLMEITEDGYVVLQFGGGCNGCSQIDVTVKDGIEKQLLATMGNEIAGVRDMTEHQRGEHSYY
- a CDS encoding MATE family efflux transporter: MLSIKNSHMHKQLFTLAIPMILSNITVPLLGLVDTAVIGHLDQAYFLGGSTVGAMLITAITWLCGFLRMSTTGLSAQAYGALDKQQGLIILMRGVLVALLIAAVVLIFQGFYLDIALSLAGGSEQVQFYARQYSEIRIWGLPAALANLVILGWLLGNHQAKTVMVLLIVTNLINLVLDLVFVLGLGWQVRGVALATLVAEYSGLTLGLVVIIRSKFSGLKLVLRGENWFRLLTRRVALMEYFKLNRDILIRTLCLEICFIFITFQGARLGDEIVAANAILMNFLLLISFGLDGIANAAEVMVGKAKGAGDDIKLKLVVNISLVWSGLFALAYSLAFLIGGQYFITLISDIPSVVTQANLYFSWIILLPLLSCWCYLYDGVYIGLMQARAMRNSMLIATFACFFPMWWLLQGYGNHGLWAAFSVFMLMRGLTLAWHFHIAGAGKVMPEK